A genome region from Hevea brasiliensis isolate MT/VB/25A 57/8 chromosome 9, ASM3005281v1, whole genome shotgun sequence includes the following:
- the LOC110640722 gene encoding heavy metal-associated isoprenylated plant protein 36: MAGKPAEGAPEQLKYQTWVLKVSIHCEGCRKKVRKVLQGVDGVYMTEIDSQQHKVTVSGNVDAETLIKKLARSGKHAELWPEKPEKKNKKSGKSKSDGKQDPDQDSQEVGAGDDGDDDDQNNIKEKPDTVAKSGGGDDQPLDAKGEGAVGESAAAATGGGGSGGKKKKKKKGGQNGNNANNGNSGGDHAGDTPADGKSPAVIENPAPPMASMDYIPPLQHVYPYHLPVYYAAPPAYGVNYNTAYPSTSASYYAPSMHAHPYSHPERYPPPPPPSEPINRMIHDDDYDNDGGCSIM, encoded by the exons atggcAGGAAAACCAGCCGAAGGGGCTCCAGAGCAGCTGAAATACCAG ACATGGGTCCTGAAAGTCTCAATCCACTGTGAAGGCTGCAGGAAGAAAGTCAGGAAAGTTCTCCAGGGAGTCGATG GTGTTTATATGACAGAGATTGACTCTCAGCAGCATAAGGTTACAGTGAGTGGCAACGTCGACGCCGAGACTCTTATCAAGAAATTGGCAAGGTCGGGGAAACACGCAGAACTTTGGCCTGAAAAGCcagagaagaagaataagaagtcAGGAAAATCCAAGAGCGATGGAAAACAAGACCCTGATCAAGATAGCCAGGAAGTTGGTGCTGGTGATGACGGCGACGATGATGATCAAAACAACATAAAAGAAAAGCCTGACACTGTTGCTAAAAGTGGTGGTGGTGATGACCAACCACTGGATGCCAAGGGCGAGGGGGCTGTTGGAGAAAGCGCTGCTGCAGCTACTGGCGGAGGTGGAAGTGgagggaaaaagaagaaaaagaagaagggagGGCAAAATGGTAATAATGCTAATAATGGTAACAGTGGTGGTGATCATGCCGGTGACACACCAGCAGACGGCAAATCTCCGGCGGTTATTGAAAACCCAGCTCCACCTATGGCATCAATGGACTATATCCCACCACTTCAGCATGTATACCCATATCATCTTCCAGTGTATTATGCCGCTCCTCCAGCTTATGGAGTAAACTACAACACAGCATATCCTAGTACCAGTGCATCATACTATGCTCCTTCCATGCATGCTCATCCGTATTCTCACCCTGAGAGGTAccctccaccacctccaccatCTGAACCAATCAATAGGATGATTCATGATGATGATTATGATAATGATGGTGGATGCTCAATTATGTAA